The following proteins are encoded in a genomic region of Oncorhynchus tshawytscha isolate Ot180627B unplaced genomic scaffold, Otsh_v2.0 Un_contig_418_pilon_pilon, whole genome shotgun sequence:
- the LOC112241888 gene encoding NACHT, LRR and PYD domains-containing protein 5, with product MSLSGEREEGTTASKMSLSGERKEGTTDSKMSQDTSSKCVQKPRAESPTTSLLSMKSDQPPAFSQEPLPDDNNEVESLDSEDVLKITHNLLDRRSQTLLTVQQDVKAKLKHKYQHISEGIGHHGNQSLFKDIYTDLYITEGGSGGVSNEHEVRQIEMASKKRTTQETPIKCNDIFKPLPGQDKPIRTVLTKGIAGIGKTVSVQKVILNWAEGKANQDVHFMLPLPFRDLNLKKDQYSLMQLLSHYFSELKEIDSIEDGETKTVFIFDGLDECRLPLDFKNNEKCCDVTKPTSVDVLLTNLIKGNLLPSALLWITSRPAAANQIPPECVDQMTEVRGFNDPQKKEYFRKKITDQKLANEIIKHMKTSRSLHIMCHMPVFCWISATVLEMMLKEAENDEVPKTLTQMYSHFILIQIIAKNKKYHKATETNAKELSQSDKEIILKLAKLAFQQLQKGNLIFYEEDLRECGLDVTEASEYSALCTEIFKEESGLYQDKVYSFVHLSIQEFLAAVHALESCLDKKENVFSPTSDDKEKESIQLSDLHRRAVDQALKSDGHLDLFLRFLLGLSLESNQNLLRGLLTQTGSTTQTNEETVERTVRYLSDKIKEESSPERIINLFHCLNELGANSLVEDMQTSLHSGTLSETRLKPDQCSALAYLLLMSEEVLEEFDLKTYNTSEKGYQRLLPVVKTCKRALLDRCKLTYKSCETLASALQTPNSPLRELDLSDNDLGDRGVELLCVGLTSPLCNIQTLVLVDCKITHESCETLTSALQTPNSPLRELNLSNNDLGDRGVELLCVGLTSPLCNIQTLVLADCKITYESCETLTSALQTPNSPLRELDLSYNDLGDRGVELLCVGLTSPLCNIQTLVLSGCLVTEEGCAALSSALRSNPSHLKELDLSYNHPGDSAGGLLSAALVDPTYKLMKLNVDHGGECRLKSGLRKYACHLTLDPNTANPNLILSEGNRKVTRVVEDQHYEDHPDRLDHPQVLCREGLSGGRYYWEVERDGDGAFIGVAYKGMKRKGREDDRRIRHNKESWCLVCYDSAYNFYHNGVIRYSRSDTCPDSDRVGVYLDWPAGTLSFYSVSSSGTLTHLHTEHTTFTEPLYPGFIMYSSDYTSLTLCQIDDQHIQRDHGGESWTKPGPEDTRDHGGESCTKPGPEDTRDHGGESCTKPGPEDTRDHGGECCIEPGPEDTRDHGGESCIKPGPEKWIPQSCKTCDHVEDSTHWLQIEPLTSTVQGVTMFRHRTPKGSYECTVSGLRWLCERDVILKYHFRNWEPYSQLLKDMQYTQGGPLLDITMELGELEEVHLPHFVCLGTNPSLRNEMKILHVEEHGVSLEEVHEVTRFHVKILHPKFSAISLILRLLSWNVDVHCELMLYLTVMKETLIPRLYLFPSNPGQIQAVEQQESKFQGSKRFPITRPERSFKLNSYFRLNIPCSTAINPPRIHLIQRDTTPSFFKAIVKITGIDIEMELFSDDERIVWTEIVSRDEYYQNQALTLSGIPAEEFLKKHRSELIQGVKNPMPIADDLLSKSMIGDEEYSRIKAETTEQERMRELLNAVLPKGPEVMGACLKALSEHEHHLVKYLRESST from the exons atgagtctctctggggagagagaggaggggaccactgcctctaaaatgagtctctctggggaaagAAAGGAGGGGACCACTGACTCTAAAATGAGTCAAGACACCAGTTCTAAGTG TGTCCAGAAGCCCAGAGCAGAGTCACCTACAACCAGCCTGCTATCAATGAAGAGTGATCAGCCACCTGCTTTCAGCCAGGAACCATTACCAGATGACAATAATGAAGTGGAGAGTTTGGACAGTGAGGATGTATTAAAGATCACACACAACCTTCTGGACAGAAGAA GTCAAACTCTGCTGACAGTCCAACAAGATGTTAAGGCTAAACTGAAACACAAGTATCAACACATATCTGAAGGAATTGGACACCATGGAAATCAAAGTTTGTTCAAGGACATCTACACAGACCTCTACATCACAGAGGGTGGAAGTGGAGGGGTCAgtaatgaacatgaggttagacaGATAGAGATGGCATCCAAGAAACGAACCACACAAGAGACACCAATCAAATGCAACGACATCTTCAAGCCTTTACCTGGACAAGACAAACCTATCAGAACTGTGCTGACCAAAGGAATCGCTGGCATTGGAAAAACAGTCTCTGTGCAGAAGGTCATCCTTAACTGGGCAGAGGGAAAAGCAAATCAGGACGTTCATTTCATGCTTCCTCTTCCTTTCCGTGATCTGAACCTGAAAAAGGACCAATACAGTCTGATGCAACTTCTTTCCCACTACTTCTCAGAGCTGAAAGAAATTGACAGCATTGAAGATGGTGAAACAAAAACTGTTTTCATTTTTGATGGTCTGGATGAGTGTCGACTTCCTCTAGACTTCAAAAACAATGAGAAGTGCTGTGATGTCACGAAGCCAACCTCAGTGGACGTGCTGCTGACAAACCTCATCAAGGGGAATTTGCTTCCCTCTGCTCTACTCTGGATAACTTCACGACCTGCAGCAGCCAATCAGATCCCTCCTGAGTGTGTTGACCAGATGACAGAGGTACGAGGGTTCAATGATCCACAGAAGAAGGAGTACTTCAGGAAGAAAATCACAGATCAGAAACTGGCCAATGAAATCATCAAACACATGAAGACATCAAGGAGCCTCCACATCATGTGCCACATGCCAGTCTTCTGTTGGATATCAGCCACTGTCCTTGAGATGATGCTGAAAGAGGCAGAGAATGATGAAGTCCCCAAAACTCTGACCCAGATGTACTCACACTTCATTCTCATCCAAATCATTGCGAAGAACAAGAAGTACCACAAAGCCACAGAGACAAACGCAAAGGAACTGTCTCAGTCAGACAAAGAGATTATCCTGAAACTGGCAAAGCTGGCTTTCCAACAGCTGCAGAAGGGCAACCTGATCTTCTATGAGGAGGACCTGAGAGAGTGTGGCCTTGATGTCACAGAGGCATCAGAGTACTCAGCATTGTGTACAGAGATCTTTAAAGAAGAATCTGGGCTGTACCAAGACAAGGTCTACAGCTTTGTGCATCTGAGCATTCAGGAGTTTCTAGCAGCAGTGCATGCTTTAGAATCATGTCTGGACAAGAAGGAAAATGTTTTCTCCCCCACTAGTGATGATAAAGAGAAGGAGTCAATCCAGTTGTCTGACTTACACAGGAGAGCAGTGGACCAGGCCTTGAAGAGTGATGGACACCTGGACCTgttcctccgcttccttctgggtctctcactggagtccaatcagaaTCTGTTACGAGGCCTTCTGACACAGACAGGAAGTACAACACAGACCAATGAGGAAACAGTTGAGAGAACAGTCAGGTACCTTTCAGACAAGATCAAGGAGGAATCCTCACCAGAAAGGATCATCAACTtgttccactgtctgaatgaACTTGGTGCCAACTCTCTAGTTGAAGACATGCAGACCTCCCTGCATTCAGGAACTCTTTCAGAAACAAGACTAAAACCTGACCAATGTTCAGCCCTGGCCTACCTGTTACTGATGTCagaggaggtgctggaggagTTTGACCTGAAGACATACAACACATCAGAGAAAGGTTATCAGAGGTTGCTGCCCGTAGTGAAAACCTGCAAGAGAGCact acTGGATCGCTGTAAACTCACATATAAATCCTGTGAGACTCTGGCCTCAGCTCTGCAGACACCAAACTCCCCCCTGAGAGAACTGGACCTCAGCGACAATGACCTGGGAGACAGAGGAGTAGAGCTGCTCTGTGTTGGACTAACCAGTCCACTATGCAACATACAGACACTAGT acTGGTTGACTGTAAAATCACACATGAATCCTGTGAGACTCTGACCTCAGCTCTGCAGACACCAAACTCCCCCTTGAGAGAACTGAACCTCAGCAACAATGACctgggagacagaggagtggagCTGCTCTGTGTTGGACTAACCAGTCCACTCTGCAACATACAGACACTAGT acTGGCTGACTGTAAAATCACATATGAATCCTGTGAGACTCTGACCTCAGCTCTGCAGACACCAAACTCCCCCCTGAGAGAACTGGACCTCAGCTACAATGACctgggagacagaggagtggagCTGCTCTGTGTTGGACTAACCAGTCCACTCTGCAACATACAGACACTAGT gctgtctggctgtctggtcaCAGAGGAGGGCTGTGCTGCTCTGTcttcagctctgaggtcaaacccctcccacctgaaagagctggacctgagctacaatcacccaggagactctGCAGGGGGACTGCTTTCAGCTGCTCTGGTGGATCCCACATATAAACTGATGAAGCTGAA TGTGGATCATGGTGGAGAGTGCAGGCTGAAATCAGGGCTGAGGAAAT ATGCCTGTCATCTCACCCTGGACCCAAATACAGCAAACCCAAACCTGATACTGTCTGAGGGGAACAGGAAGGTGACACGGGTGGTGGAGGACCAGCATTATGAAGACCATCCAGACAGATTGGATCATCCCCAAGTTCTCTGCAGAGAAGGCTTATCTGGAGGTCGTTATtactgggaggtggagagggatggtGACGGGGCTTTCATTGGTGTGGCGTACAaaggaatgaagaggaagggacgGGAGGATGACCGTAGGATTAGACACAATAAGGAGTCCTGGTGTTTAGTCTGCTATGATAGTGCTTATAACTTTTACCATAATGGAGTCATCAGATACAGTCGATCAGATACTTGTCCTGATTCTGACAGAGTtggagtgtatctggactggccagcTGGTACGTTGTCCTTCTATAGTGTGTCCTCCTCTGGTACACTGACACACCTTCACACAGAACACACCACGTTCACTGAACCCCTCTATCCTGGGTTTATAATGTACTCCTCCGACTACACCTCATTGACCCTGTGTCAGATAGATGACCAACACATTCAGAG AGACCATGGTGGAGAGAGTTGGACCAAGCCTGGACCTGAGGACACCAGAGACCATGGTGGAGAGAGTTGTACCAAGCCTGGACCTGAGGACACCAGAGACCATGGTGGAGAGAGTTGTACCAAGCCTGGACCTGAGGACACCAGAGACCATGGTGGAGAGTGTTGTATCGAGCCTGGACCTGAGGACACCAGAGACCATGGTGGAGAGAGTTGTATCAAGCCTGGACCTGAGAAAT GGATTCCTCAGAGCTGTAAGACTTGTGACCATGTTGAG GACTCCACACACTGGCTTCAGATTGAACCCTTGACTTCCACTGTCCAGGGAGTGACAATGTTCAG GCACAGGACACCCAAAGGGAGTTATGAGTGCACAGTGTCTGGGCTCCGctggctgtgtgagagagatgtcATTCTGAAGTATCACTTCAGGAACTGGGAACCCTACAGTCAACTTCTGAAAGACATGCAGTACACACAAGGTGGTCCATTGCTGGACATCACTATGGAGTTAGGTGAACTGGAGGAAGTTCATCTGCCACACTTTGTCTGTTTAG GGACCAACCCTTCCCTGAGGAATGAGATGAAGATTCTTCATGTAGAGGAACATGGAGTGTCTTTAGAGGAAGTGCATGAGGTCACCAGATTCCATGTTAAGATTCTCCATCCCAAGTTCTCAGCTATCTCTCTGATACTGAGATTATTGTCTTGGAACGTAGACGTCCACTGTGAGCTGATGCTCTATCTGACAGTGATGAAGGAAACACTAATTCCACGCCTATACCTGTTCCCCAGTAACCCCGGCCAGATACAG GCTGTGGAACAACAGGAATCAAAGTTTCAAGGGTCTAAAAGGTTTCCCATCACAAGACCAGAGCGGTCCTTCAAACTGAATAGTTACTTCAGACTGAACATTCCCTGTTCTACTGCCATCAATCCACCG aggaTTCATCTCATACAAAGAGACACCACACCAAGCTTTTTCAAGGCGATTGTGAAAATAACAGGGATTGACATTGAGATGGAGTTATTCAGTGATGATGAGAGGATAGTATGGACAGAAATAGTATCACGAG ATGAATACTATCAGAaccaag CATTAACACTCTCTGGGATTCCTGCTGAGGAGTTTCTGAAGAAACACAGGTCTGAACTCATTCAGGGAGTCAAAAACCCAATGCCAATAGCAGATGATCTGTTGTCAAAGAGCATGATTGGTGATGAAGAGTACTCCagaataaaagctgaaacaacTGAACAGGAGCGAATGAGAGAACTACTGAACGCAGTCCTCCCTAAAGGACCAGAAGTGATGGGAGCTTGTCTCAAAGCTCTCAGTGAACATGAACACCATCTTGTTAAGTACTTGAGAGAATCTAG CACCTAA